Below is a genomic region from Cydia strobilella chromosome 24, ilCydStro3.1, whole genome shotgun sequence.
aaacaaaatcaatttcaattacctatttaacaaattaaacatttcaattaatacaaacacacattaaatacggataataataataattagtcgAATTATTGTTATCACCTGATTTGAAAATTGGTACCACTTTACTCAATTTCATTAAACTAGGGAAAACACCTTTTTCTATGCAACCATGAAAAATTAATGCTAGAGATGGCGCTATATACAACCTCCAAAATCGATTCCAGCACCTGTACAGATACCCACCCTTCggttcgttttatttttatttatcattttgaaCGTCTTAAGAATGTTTAAGGAGGAAACCTTATTAAAATGGAAGTGacttaaattttcaagttttacatTTTCACGTAGCAAAGATTCAGCTGCAGCTGTTGATGGTGCCAGAAATTTGGCGGCAGGGGCGGctgaaaagttaaaaaaaaccggccaattgcgagtcggactcgcgcacgaagggttccgtaccattacgcaaaaaatcacgtttgttgtatgggagccccaatgtttattttattctgtttttaatattttgttggTATAGCGGTAGTAAAAATacatcataaaatatatttaaaattggataaatgatttttttatttgcattaattatttttatatgattttgacacaagttctttaacggatatgcgttaaaattataaataacaaacgaaaccgtcaacgccctctatacgagagtaggccaaaactagtggcgccatctgatcgagagtaaaattttcgtgattttcgaggcacgttttttccttagactgtatccatctattagggAGTTATGTCTATCTTTGCCTTTACCTAACTACATTTACAAATCGTTTGGCACCGAAATTGAATGAATTGTATACTCCTCATGTAAATATTTGTACGCCGATGCCGGCAGAATACGCTGACCTAACACCTACTTACTAACCAACATTGTACCGGATTCTTGGATATAAACTAGTGTACCCGAGGCTAGGGTACACTACACTAGGTCCCTAGTCCCGTCTCATCAGCACGGCACTACTGCAAAAGCCGGCGCGGCGGCAGGGGCGGctgaaaagttaaaaaaaaccggccaattgcgagtcggactcacgcacgaagggttccgtaccattacgcaaaaaatcacgtttgttgtatgggagccccaatatttattttattctgtttttagtattttgttggtATAGCGGTagtaaaaatacatcatctgtgatttttttttagctatcacggttcatgagatacagccttatgacagacggacagacagcggagtcttagtaatagggtcctgtttttgtatcctttgggtacggaaccctgaaaaagaCGGCTCTCGGCCCCGAATACGATTTCGTACCTTTTGGCGTCgagacccttggcccgtggAGTCCGAATGCGTGTACACTATTTAAGGAATAGTCTAGAAGGATAGCAGACGCCGCGCCGGTGGGTAaccggtgatcgtagagctggcagcttcctcgcacaaacaataagcattgcgatacagcgcgAAACCGCCTTTTcacatacagtcgccatcagatatatcggagcggctaaggcgctcacaaatatctggacacacctctattgtcagggcgttagagtgcgtgttcagatattgtgaacacctcggccgctccgatatatctgatggcgactgtacaaacgtagtcctcattttcccaacgaagtagaaaaaaaaaatcctctggatattaagtaagtaagtaaatattcttttctcaaaaatggacggcaaagtcgacgttgccggttaaaaagtaggtcgcgaagtgcgtagtttatggtcagtcaaaaattaaaaagttaaaaacattgcagtctcgatttcgggactgcaatgttgcatacaaattccattatttgtcgagttacaaactttttaaaagttgaagtgaccatatcaaatgaaggcataggtccattaaacagccaaacagatgatcagtacttattattataccgcgactatttaggtgtctcaaataggttggcgtattttcagcagaaaatacacttccatttttaataaaaaaaataaaacggcggcaaagcaaatctttttacttttttctgtgaaaatatatacataagaacgttgcttctgtaaaatatttctattatatttgcatttattgcgccatttttgagaaaagcactatatatgacttggcaggaaggctacttgctggcttcggattcaattaaacggactcccaaggtcgtccgtttaaaacgaatcctcagccagcaagtagctacttccgagcctcgacaataatgtactattattgtgcaccataaagtaacattaacattacctattgaaattattttaactcaatttgttgtatatcaaccgcAGCTATGCtataaaattcgaaaaaaaaatcaaacgtaggggaaacgtgttttttttaaattattatacgaGTTTGgagcatttttttatgtaatctgTTTTTCCCTCCTAATTTTACAATactcaaaaaatcgaaaaaaaccggccaagtgcgagtcggactcgcgcacctagggttccgtactttttactatttgttgttatagcggcaacagaaatacatcatctgtgaaaatttcaactgtctagctatcacggttcatgagatacagcctggtgacagacagacagacggacagcggagtcttagtaatagggtcccgtttttaccctttgggtacggaatcctaaaaaagtgaaacgtaggggcatagctatggttaatatacattaaattatgtaaaaatattatccataatgtcaatatccagactCTGGATTCCAAAGAGGagaatggggactacgtttgtaaggagaagcggccgtcccctttcctcttaaggccCCGTGGGTTCAGGTTCTGCTCTgactctcactctcactgagcgtaagcgtgagagCGAGATGGTTGTATTGTATGTGCCCGGCGGGATCGCGGATATTGTTGGCAAGTCCAACAGAACATACTTGTTATATAATGTATTAACTCCTTTTTACACtctgttattttactttttctgtttCCATGTAAACGGATAACAATTAGAATCTATCCTTCACATTCACCTTACAGGTGCTTACATTGTGTgtgctttaaatataataaattgtgaCCATCAAGACGGGCTTTCCTTCCTCGCCTTACTGAACCAGCCATTCCACCTCACCGCTGAACAGATATCATgttactaaatttaaattttttgtaagtttCAACAAAAAGttatcaaattcaaaattattcatTTCGAGTAATTTACAcacagaaaaacaaaacaataaacattCGACATATAACACATGAACACATTAAAATTTGacaaataagtttacctaagagctcgttcccactatgtcggatgtcgggacgacttttaatagggtgtcggtgcctctgttcacactagtcggctgtcggccatGACagcagctggtgccatttgaggttctcatttgacgcgcgggaggcacagggggtgcggcgcgggcggggtcggtccgacatccgaTCCGACATCATGTtaacagcgccgccgacacgatttttttccggacggagggctgacaaaacacacgatattttatgtcggatccgacacaaaatcgttgtcgttcgtgtgtgaatagcttcatataaaatgttctgccgctacgacacccgattaaaaatcgttccgacatccgacatagtgggaaacGAGCTCTAATTAATTATACAGTACAGTAATGTCAGTAATCGATGATCGTTGAGTTAGATCAAATTATAATACATATCGTTCATTTTAAAagctatttcatatttttagttagGTACAAACTTTTAAGTTGCGTTTTAgtcctatgttcgtgattttgtTCTTtggagcgaaagtcaaaaaatcaGAATGAGAATCGAcgaagttactagagaaaggcctcgaCATTGCTGATTAAATTTTTGGCATCCATATTGTGTAATTGTGCTCTgaaaaagaatagaatagaatagaatttatttattcatggtaaactaatacgtttgtatgaaacgtattacaaagaaaaagtatatttaaaacaaaaaagtatatacctagtttaccacgaaatggtcccgcctcagcataatgctaaccttaaagtcagcgctggtcttccggcgaAAAAGCGctactatttacaaaaactgTGTTCTCTGCGCCATCGCCATGCGGGATCTACTGTACGCTGTACGGTCACGGTCTTTAATTGTTTAGCCATTAGGccgctttcccactgacgtccatttttgcgggtacggttttctgctgGATCCCGTTTTCTGTAGCATGCGTGATGCGTGCAGTATaccgcaaacagaatgctcgtgtgaacgttactatattagcacgtatactactaaaacggaatcctgcagaaaaccgtatcccgcaaaaaattggacgtcagtgggaaagagctcttAGGGTTTAAGCTAATTTCGTTGTTTAGTACCAGTATTATGACGCGCACTGTCGAAGACAAAACGGCGGTGCGCTCGTCGCTGCAGAGCCTGGGGCTTGGGTCATGGGTGCTCGCGCTCGGAACACGAATAAGATAAGGTATTTTTGGAGATTTATTAAGCTACCTCTGGTGAGATGTCGTGAGATTCGCTTCGACCCCCTCCACTAACCTCACCACCTATATTATGTGAAGAAGAATTGAATTGGAATGGTTATGAGTAGTATTTGGAGGGTTGTGTAATGTTTCGCTGTATTTTAgtctaaaaacatattttacgtTAATTTATTGTCAATTTCTCGCATTTTTACACTATTTTTGGTACAAAAAATTACCTGATATTTTCCGAGATTCCCCTCTCCCCACGTGTGATGCTTTATCACCTCCCCCCTGAACACCTCACGTAAATAATGGATGCCCCCAAATTGTTGGTGTCACTGGCGTAATTTGTTCCAGAAGCCGAGCTCGAgacggcgcgggcgcgggcgggctgTCACGTCGGGCGTACACATACACCGCGGACAGACGAGACTTGGACACGCACACCGCGGACAGACGAGACACGGACCCGCACACCGGGGACAGACGAGACACGGACCCGCACACCGGGGACAGACGAGGCACACGCACCCTACTACCCCTGCACGACGTGTGGAAAACGGTTCACAAAGCGAACTAATTTAACGCGCCACCGTCTCCTTCATACTGGAATAAAATCGCACACCTGCGCCACGTGTAGCAAAACGTTTACAAGAAGCGGCTATTTAAAGGCACACGAACGCACCCACACCGGTGAAAAATCGCACGTCTGCGATGTTTGTAAAAAAGAGTTTACACTTAAGGGTGCGTTAGTAAAACACCAACGGATTCATACTGATGAACGACCATACGCCTGCGATATTTGTACTGAAGCGTTTAAATATAAGCGTTTGTTACTAGTGCACCAACGGAGGAGTCACACCGGTGAACGACCTTACGTCTGCGATATGTGTAATAAGCCGTTTGCAGATCCGGGTCAGTTACACACACACCGACGGATTCACACTGGCGTACGACCCTACTCTTGCACCATGTGTGAAAAAACGTTTACAAGTCGCTACGAATTGAAGGAACACGAACGCACCCACACCGGTGAATATCCGTTCGTCTGCGATGTTTGTACTAAAGCGTTTGCACGTAAGGTTTTGTTAGTAGCACACCTACGGATTCACACTGGCGTACCCTACTCTTGTACCACGTGTAACGCACAGTTTAAAAGCCAGAGTGGATTAATTAGTCATCAATGGAGTCACATTGGTGAAAAGCCGTACCGCTGCGATACGTGTCACAAGTCATATCCAAGTTTGCGTTATTTAGATATCCACAAACGGACACAACTTCATATACGAAATCATATACAACTTGATCGCGAGCGTGAATGCAAAATATGTGGGGAAAAGTTTGATGAATCGAGTAGTTTAGGAGAACATGAAGAAACACACAAAACTGAAAAGGCACACACCTGCGGGATATGTTACGAGGGGTTTGACTGCTTGAGCGACTTTCAAAATCACGCACGAATtcacatgtaaaaataaatacgcacTATAATACTTGATATTGTACTTAGCATTTAAGGTTACTATTCTACAGTAGAAATCCCTTAATACGATCACGTTTATTACGATTTCCCGCATAATAGGCCATTTTACGCCGGTCCCTGGAACTTTAGGcggtttttatacattttttcacggTTAATACCTTAATAGGTACGACATAATTTTGTAGCCCGCCCAGAATAGGCGATCGGCTAATTGGTTAATTTGTAGGTAAGTTCCTGCTTACACTTGGATTTCATTTGCTCATTATCACCGCTGCGGTGTTTTGTGTTCTGAGTTATAAAATTCTTATCTTCATTCTTATTCGTGTATTAGCGTTCAGTGAtgtcaaaaattaaaagaaaagcaTTTACACGTTAAATACGATTTCCCGTTTAAGACGCTTTTCTTGCTATGTCCCCGTTAGAATCGTCTTAAGCGGGTTCTACTCTACTTAGTTTATAAAGTAGCGGAGCCATGCGATGCGTATGCGTGTGCGTAGGTAGTATGCAGATAccctggcccctatttcaccacggtgacaggtgcgacaattgtcgatatcactgttactgacgtcacaggccttcACAgactacggtaaccgcttaccatcggacgggcggtgtgcttgtttgccaccaacattttgattaaaaatacgCTCCATTATGTCGCCAATAAATAGGAACTTATTTTGCGCAGCATACTGCAATACATATCACGACGATAATTCAGGGTTGTCAAAAATCATGTTTTTAACCAACTGTTGCAATTAAAGAGGATTTCTGGTTTTCATGTCATAAAACATAAAGCAAGCTGCATAATTGCATGCACCTACATGCAAATCAAGTGTCCACGCAATTTTGCAGCTGAGTGTGTATGATTGAAAACAAAGATTTGTAGGTAGTGACCCaataagtaagttttttttttttaaaatttattgaataaggaagcaaattacagttttttagatcattacaagacccatcgtaggcaaaaccttatggaggtttgtgtgccgatggggagttcgagaataacataaagaaaaacaatattatatcctatatcttatcataaa
It encodes:
- the LOC134752401 gene encoding zinc finger protein 883-like — protein: MQAINLKDEMLDLSDEETHRKPEVVVKQDVIGLQAPNMQETIDNPQNATTVKESIDQQERDVKRELLGQAVKYDADLEVIGSKPEAEEDEAVWWMCSGHGGDVRGGGRGGRGDPATITPTPTPAPATITQEAELETARARAGCHVGRTHTPRTDETWTRTPRTDETRTRTPGTDETRTRTPGTDEAHAPYYPCTTCGKRFTKRTNLTRHRLLHTGIKSHTCATCSKTFTRSGYLKAHERTHTGEKSHVCDVCKKEFTLKGALVKHQRIHTDERPYACDICTEAFKYKRLLLVHQRRSHTGERPYVCDMCNKPFADPGQLHTHRRIHTGVRPYSCTMCEKTFTSRYELKEHERTHTGEYPFVCDVCTKAFARKVLLVAHLRIHTGVPYSCTTCNAQFKSQSGLISHQWSHIGEKPYRCDTCHKSYPSLRYLDIHKRTQLHIRNHIQLDRERECKICGEKFDESSSLGEHEETHKTEKAHTCGICYEGFDCLSDFQNHARIHM